A stretch of DNA from Gallus gallus isolate bGalGal1 chromosome 7, bGalGal1.mat.broiler.GRCg7b, whole genome shotgun sequence:
GGCGGGCACTGCACCGCAACGACCGATCCCATGGAAGCGTGTATGACAAAAGGGTCGGACCTCCCCCGTCACATCGGCCGATTTAACCGAGCTTCCTTCAAACGTTGAGCAGCAGCTCACTCTAGTGACAAACGCGGGTAGTTGCTTTCGTCCAAAAAACCTCTGATACTGCAatggttgttgggttttttagTAAATATTCAACCCAAGGAACGAGCCTACGTTTGTTTCAGCAGGATAGTGTGGAAGTTCGAGTAGTTCTGCCTATTATTCTCAAAAACAGATAAGCACAAGTGAAGCAAATGATACAAATCACTCATCTTTCCAAGCTGGCTGTCCAAACGTTACTTGGCTAACGTCGGTAACAAAATTTGCTGTGAGTTTAATAAAATATCATGTTTTATGTTTGTGTTCGACAAGAACGGGTCATGTCTGCAGAGGACAGGCATTTGAAGTGAGCTGTGGGGGAAATCAGGCAGTTGTGTAATACTTCTGTTCGTGCATAGGGCTGCTTGGGAATGTTTTGGTGAGCTGCAGTCCTCACCTAAACACTTTGCTCAGGTCGGTCAACCACTTGTAGCACTCTGCTCACTTGCAGCGCTCTGCTCGGCTCTTTGGGTTTTGACGTTGGTAATCTTTGCCTCCCTGGATGATTATTAACCTTGTAAACAATGGCTGGAGATGTAAGCTGAGGTAAACCCCTGCTGACAGATGGAgtgcttgctgcagctctgctaaACTTCAGCGAAGCTTCCAGCCCTTGGATGGAGCCATGCAGCTCACCAGCTTgtcaggagctgagctgcagtgcaacAGTGCCAGCGACGCTTCTGTTGGGAGATGGTGATTGGCACTGAAGTGGCAGGACAATCCTTTTAGGGGAGCCTGTGGTTGAATCTTGgagttaaaagcaaacaagtaaCAAGACTTGTGGGTAAGTAGCTGCACTGTGTCTGCTCAGCTTCCTCAAGGCACCCCTCTGGGTAGTGGTCTCCAAATTCCATCCCTGTATGCGTGTGCTCACCTCTCCAGCTCTGGCTCCCTCTATGCACAGCTAGCTGCTGTGCTGTACTcactccctttcccttcctcagaGAAACTTCAGAACTTacttatttgaatatttttatttgtaatagtTCATTCTGGCTTCCAGGCACAGTAAACCTCCTGCCTTCCCATCACGCAGTCTTGACGAACTGGGCATGTCTCAAAGGTGTGGCACTGCGGGGGAACAGCAAACACTTTCTCTTCCTGGGTTGCAGAATCTGTCCCCTGACTCTGTGCAGCTGGTCCTCCAAACATCAACAGGCCACCTCAGGGGGAAGTTTACATGCAcctttttaatttgctttgaatACTCAGACTGTGCAGGCcacctttcatttctgttctatCTCACCTTTACGATAACATTTCTCTTAGGTGTCACTGATAGCCTCTGTTACTAATATCCATCTACTGAAACAGAACGCTCTTACCCGCATCCAGTCTGTCTTATCTGCTACTGTCCTTCTTAAGTGTCAGCATGTCTATGTATCTGTTAGGATAGTATCTTTGGAGCTTGTAGATGGGCTGTCTCAGCCGCAGTCAAAGCTAATTTGCCATTTATGTGTAAGTACATTTTGCCTGACAACTTCTCATTTGCAGCGCTGTAGCCTCTCCCTGCCCCTGTAgcagtgagctgtgggctctCCCACTTGTGTCTCACCAGAGCTCCAGGGAGGGGGCCCTGGGCACCACCTGGGCAATCACacgtgctgctctgctgccccacAGTCCAACAAGCAAATCTCAGATCTGAGCTCCAACTGCAATTCTACTGATACGCAGCTTCACTGATTGTGAGGTTTCTCTAGGAAGCGCAAGAAGTAATGCAATAAAGCACTGTggcactgcactgagcagacCCAGCTTAGCTGAAGGCTGGTGTGCTGGCTGAGGTGTCATCCTGACAGCGACAGCGCTCCCAGCAGttcccttctccctcttttAGCTGCCGCCTTCCTGCTGCTAGAGGTGGTTTTGTTCACTTTGATCTTGTGGATAACACCCTATTTATAGCCTTAATAGAATGGCTCTCTGGAACGTCTCCATCTTAACTCTGATTCTCTTTCCAATTTTTTAACAATTTGGCAATTAACTTTCCCCTTCGCATCCCTTTAGCTGACCTTCAGCTACTCTCTACTGTACTGTGGACAATTTGCCCTCTGAGATGCAGTCATCCcaaatttctttcctcttttgtacTTGCACGTCACAGGAGACCTGACTCTTCTGAGGGGGTTACTTGAATTTTTAAAAGTCCATTACCTTGTACTGGTTCCAAGGGAGCAATTTCACCTCTGCACGAGTCCGTAGTCAGAACAGGCTCCTGCTCTCTATCGGCACCAGGCAGATGAGCCAAATGTGATGGCCTTGTTCTGCCTGTTCAGCCAGCTGCATCTTGGCTTCTTCAAGCATAACTGGGCTGTTAacagagcaaacagaaaaatgacattGGCCAAACTCTAAATGCTTGATCGTCAGCGCACATCTGCCAGATCTGATCATTCCCCTCACACTTACACTTCGGGTTCTTGCTACCTCTTTGAGTTTTTAAGCAaagagattatttattttttcaggcCACTGCAAGAGAATGTAAGTACTTGTTTtcctgcaggctgtgagctgctgccagccccctCGCTGCAGCCCTCTCCCCATGAGAGCAGTGTGAGTTACACCAGCACGctgactcagcagttcctgtTTCCACAGCTGAAGCAAACCACAGgggcaggggacagcagggtgAGGGCGTAATGCAGGCCTGCAGAACGCAGAACGTTGTGCTGCTGTTGGGTGAgggacatagaatcatagaatcgctaaggtaggaaaagacccacaggatcatccagtccaaccgtttgcccttcaccaatcaccaatggttcctactaaaccacgtcccttagcacaacatccaaacgctctttaaacaccaccagggtcggtgacaTATCCTACATCTCTGGAAAGTTTGCTTTCTTGTATGGTGGCATGTGAGATGTTGCCTTGGAATCGTTTCCCTGCTCACTCTGGGCCCTGCTGAGTTCAGCTGGCTGCTTACATGCTACCTGCAGTGCATGCGATGGAGCTGAGCAAGGATGGGGAAGGTTCACTTGTTACCACGGTGCATGCCAGGCTGACCGGGGATCAAGACTGCAGAGGAGCCCGTTGGTTATGGCAGCACTGTGATGACAGATGGGCTCCACAAGAGGGGAAGACGCTGTCCTTGCAAGGGCTGTTACTATGTCCCTCACTCCTGTGCAGATCTCCTCCACGGCTGGGTTCTAGCAAACAAACACATCTGGGTGAGCTCTTCTTCTATATCCCATACAAAGCTTGGAATAAACACATCAATGATGTTTCTCTCCTACCTAGCCAAAAGGAAGCTGTTAGCCTGTATGTGACTTCAGAACTGCTCTCAGCTAACCAATGACCCAAATGCAGGATGCAGCATTTAGGAACCCCATGTGGATTTGTGAGCCCCTTTAGAGAGCTTTAGGTCTGTGCGTCCATAAAGGCAGTAAGCATAGAGTACCTGCAGCTTTCCCATTTGTGAGCTCCATAATTTTTGCTCGCAAACTAATCTAGGTCACGTACCTAGGGCAGAAGAGGGtagaggaaaaagataaaaccGTGGTACctgtttttctgtcttgtaGTGCCCCAAGCATGCGatgacacaaaaacaaagacgTGACCTACATAAAAGGCTGGCGATGCTTGCAGCCTTACACCCAACGCAAATCAGCAATGATTTGGTGAGCACACCTCACCTTCATGCACCTTATAATCTCTTGgccaaaaacaaaaagcaaattgtGAGAGGTTGGCTCAGCACGCAGACCGCTCAGGCTTTGACCTCGCTGGGACGTATTGCAACAGAGGAATGAAGAACAAACTCCAGTTCGTCAGAACACCTGTCCATAACATCCATGGTTTAGACAGCAGTGTTACgcagctgctgagctgaacCGTGGTCATGCATGGGCTAAACAAAAACCATGAAACGCCTCCAAGATGTGAAAGGCAGGCAGGATGAGTACCGGCTCCAACAGGCACCCACAGCtacagccctgctgccctgcagaatGCACCCCTTCCCCCAACCTGCTCCATCATTTATGCTTTGGGCACGTTTCCATTCAAGAGTTCAGCACTGCACCCAAAGACATCAACGGAAGTTTTCTTTCTAGTTCAGTCACACTTAGGAGGAATAGGAAGCAGTTTCTATCACTTGCCTGGCAAAGCCATTTCTGCGTGAGCTAATTGAGATAAGAAGCGCAGATTCCTTCGGGGGCATCATGCGGAGGGAGGTAATTGACCCTCCCACACCTCCGCATACTGCAGTTCTTAATAGGGATGCAGCAAGTACCTCTGTTCTCACTGTTTAACGACGCCCGCACTCTTCTGTCTGCATCCCCGCCGTGCCGCGGCCGCTCCCCAGACCCGCTGGCTGCCATCGGGGCGGTAGGGCACCGGGGGAGGTGACGGGGCAGCTGGGACCAGCGCTCGGCTCCGACCCCGTGCAGCCCGCAGCGCCAGCTGTCCCGCAGCCCTTTCCCCGTCCCCACGCACCCGACTCCGGcctgcccgccgccccccgccctcCCGCTCTCtggccggggccggggccgggtCCATGTGCAgcgcgcggggctgcggggagcggcGCCCCAGAGCCGCGGCGCGGCGCTTCCTGCCGCTATAAATAGCGCCCGGCCCAACATGCCCCGGCCGCGCCGCGGCTGGAGTGCCGCCGGCAGCCGCCGCCTCGCCCGACGGAGCGCGGTAAGGGGCTGCGGGGAGAGGAGCGGAGCGGGCCGGGCGGGGGTTGTCCGCCGGCGGCCCCGCTCGGCGCCCCGGGATAAACAAGGCGCGGCGAGCCGGGAGCTGAGGCTCGCTTCGTGcctgctctctccctctctgtctctctcttttcttccagacCGCTCTGTCTCGGGCTGGGACGCGCTCTGCCTTCTGAAGCCGTTCCTGCTCTTCCTCTGTGCGCCCGGCTGGCATCCCTCCCCGCTTTCCTCTGGCTTTCCTGCGCTCCCCGGGTTGGAGGATGGCGTGGGACGAGGCCTGGCCTCCGGGAGCGCCCCGGTCCCGGCGGGCCGTGTCTCTGCACAGCCCGGGGGGCGGCGGGTTGTCGGTCCCGCGGCGGGACGGCCGGGGACGGCTCACAGCGCGCTCCCCCGAGCTGCGGCACCCAGCGGGGTGACATCGCGGCCGCCGGCCCGGCGGGTGCAGCGGGAGCTcgggggggcggtgggggcaGCGCCCGAGGGTCCTGCCCTCTGAGccggccgggggggggggcgtaGTGGAGGAGCCTGGCTTGCAGAGCTCACGTAAGCAGTCCTAAGGTGTTAGGTTAGCCTTCCTCCGGGCTTCGTAGCTCCGCTGCCCTGTGGCTCCTGCATCTTCAGGAAAACCCCTCCTGCGGGGCAGGGCTGTCCCTCCTCTGCGTGTGCTCCTCGTTGCTACCACGTGCTCTCCCTGAGCCTCGACGCTGCAAAATggctcagagctcagctctggcacCGAGCAGGATGTGCCGATCCAGGAACCCGCAGCAAGGTGGCTTCAAGTTGGTTTTTCTATTCTTGTGGTGTCACCTCAAAGAACGGGCTGTTATCGGGGGCTGCTCTCGGCCTTCCTGGCCTCCAGAGGGTGGGCAGCACGCTCTGCCCCTCCCTCACACCCTGCGTGCTgccctcctccacctccatctctcCCTGCCTGCGGGCAAGGCTTGGAGTTGGTGTGGAGATATCCTGCCCTCACCACCCATAGGCACCTAGCTGAGCAGCCCTGGCTTAGGGAAGTGTGTGAGaggtggctgtgctggcagagtGGCTGTGGGGAAAGCTGTCCCCATCTCGTGCGCTGCGCAGAGCAGTGGGTGGTGATGCTGCTCCTGGTGGAGTTCGGAGGACCTTCTGCTGTGTGCTCCCCTCTGCCAGAGCGGGGCCTGGAGCGTGTGAGGAGgaaatgcagctgctgcagagcacttctgcctgctgtgctgctggagcacgtGAGGCGAGGGAGGGACAGGGCGGTCCAGGAAGAGTTGCAAGAAGGTAGTGAGTGGAGAGAACATTCTTACATGCAGATTGTTTAAGGGTTGTTTAGCAAAGGTGACAGCAACAAGCCTAAGAATGGGAGGTTGTGTCTCTGAGTCTTTGTTACTGCTCCtccagaaatgctgcttttagcTCCTCTGGCACTGTGTGTGTCCTGGGCTCCTCAGTACCCTCTGACCTCCAGTGGGACGTTGCCCTTAGCCCATCCCTGTGCATGGggtggccctgcagcccctcacaTGGAGGCCAGTGTTCCCACAGCTGCTTCCTTGGGAATGATGGGAGGTGTGCTGTCCCTAGCTGGTCTCTGGATGTGACTGGGTGTACTTAAGTAGCTCACAGTGAGGCTGAGTGACTGCTGTCCCTGCCCTCCCTTATCTTCTCCTGCTTCTCACCTGCCCTTGTTCTGTGCCACAGTTATCTATAGGGTGTGCTGATGGGTTCAGCAGTCCAGGGTAATGCTGCCCagaaaggagaggggaggaggagtgGCTCTCCCAGCCTGGGCTGCCTCTTGTTCTGACAGCACTCGTGTCTCTCTGGCTGACGCTGCTGCCTTCTATCTCTACTGAAATTGCACTTCTTACAGCATTGTGTTGCTCTCTGGGTGGCATCAGGCAGCAAGATGCTGTCTGTAGATTGTGCTGCTACAAGATTGCTGTAGCTGTTGTTACTATTTTCCTATATTTTTGAGAAACCCAGAGTTGTTACAACATAGTATCAGTATGTTAATGCTTCCTCTcatgcagcagaggcagaaatgGAAGTGCTCCTTTAGAGGAGTGAAAGGAACAGTTTCCTACCTCcagccttcccaccaggtgcccTCCAGCCTTCTCAGTGAAGGTTGCTGAGTGTCAACGCTGATAGCTTTgtgaaggaaatgcttttcaataTTGCTCTCCATTACTGACAGTGCAGTAAGTTCTAACAgccatttgctttctgcttcagttgTATAAACACCAGGCTTTTCTTGGAGGAGGACAAGAGGGCATGTTGGCATTGTCTGATAAATGTGGcatgaaagcagaaattcatAGGTTTCCTTTCACAGAGCACACATGATGTTCTAGggatgtatgtgtgtatataggTGTACGTGTTGGTGAGATGTCTCTGCACAGCCTTTAGACGTGTTCTGTGCTCTTACTACAATGACTCTCCATCTGGATAATTGACTTGTGTTTAGGAACTATGAGAAATAAGGAAACAGTGGCAAGGGTAGGGGGGATTTCTTAACAGTTCATGCTCTTGCCAACATGAATGTCTTAACTGTGGCAAGTTCACAACAGTATGAAACCTTGTGAAAGTTCAAATCTAATGAAACGCTTCTGTGTTCTGTCTACAGACTTCTCTCACTCTTGGCTCTAatgcaaatgctttttcttcatgtGGTGCACTCTGACACTTGGCCAATAGCATCCACTGCCATGAGGGATGGGCAGGTCTCCTGGTTCAGAACCCATGGCTCCAGTGGTGTTTGAGCTGGGGAGGGTGGAGGCAGCGTTCCTTACATGGGGAGAAAGGTGAGGATGTTGGAGGTGGCCACAGATCTTCAAGAGAGCTGTTTGCTTTGGGTGCTGCTGACCATGTAAATACCTACACGCTAGCTAGCTGCTGGCTGGTGGTGGTGTGCTTTTGTGTAGCATCAGCTCCACGTGTAGTTATATCTCGGAAATAAACTGTTAGTGTTCTATTGTGACTCCTTGCAAGTAgtatgcagctgctgctgtgctgtgggtgaAGTCTGAATGGGAAAGAGATGacattttttccagtggaatTAACTCCGGAGATGAGGGCTCTGACATGCTGTTGCTGCTCAGCCGTGCAGGcctcacagagcagctgtgcttggGCCCCCTCCAGCGCAGGTCACTGCGGTGCAGCGCCTGTAAGCTGGGCCACGGGCAGCGAGGGAGCAGCTTCATCGAAATCTGAGATCAAAGGCATTCAGAATAGAAAGCTTCCTTGTTCCTGGAAGGAGATGGACAGGAAGCACAAGGAGCACTTTGAGAATCTGTTTTGTAACTCTAAACTCTGCTGTAACCCCTTTAGGAATCATCTGCATTCGGGTCCAATCACACACGAGTATGCTTTGGACTTCAAGTGCTCTGTATCATACCTTCTTAAACTACTGCTGTTGCAGAAGCAAAGTTCCCCATGTTTAAGCTGCCTCTGTGGCACCCGTGGTCTTTGCTCCTTCCCTGCATGTGTAGCTCCTGCCACTTCCCTCCTAGGGCTGAGCCTgggtgagcagcactgctggcttccGCGCATGTGTTCCCAGAGGGACCTCCTCTGAACTCTAGCATCTCTTCTGCAACAGAAACTTAAGGGAACTCTTTAATGGGAAGTAACATAGGCGCTAAGATAAATGCTCAAAGCAGCTTCAGCAAGCCCCACAGAGCTTGTGCATGTTTCCCTTGGGATAACGTCAGGAAGTGGGGTGATTCCCTCTTCCTACTCCTCCTTAGTGTTTTTGGTGAATGCTGTGCTTGAATACTGAGAT
This window harbors:
- the LOC107053818 gene encoding uncharacterized protein LOC107053818, yielding MLGRALFIAAGSAAPRLWGAAPRSPARCTWTRPRPRPESGRAGGGGQAGVGCVGTGKGLRDSWRCGLHGVGAERWSQLPRHLPRCPTAPMAASGSGERPRHGGDADRRVRASLNSENRAQLCLKKPRCSWLNRQNKAITFGSSAWCR